A genomic region of Rhodohalobacter sp. SW132 contains the following coding sequences:
- a CDS encoding sulfite exporter TauE/SafE family protein: protein MTANRRYSLLIYWGTALVILAGWVIVMNHLEWWDMLSETWPISLTMVLGSFIAGATSEGGGAVAFPVFTKLFDIAPQDAKIFAFFIQSFGMTMAGLFIYLKKIPVLWNVIFTALAAGVAGLISGELLLVIPDPYPKLIFTFIAGIFAFFLIYNRWGIPDNPVSHFRFENKSDLFVILTTGFLGGLVASIIGVGIDMLIFIVLTLLYGINEKISTPTTVVLMGLLSVAGFIWHAGISGSVNPDIWRYLMSCIPIVIFGAPLGAWVCSKIGRDQLIWFLLFLIAIEVISTIWIIPITGERLAILGILTVAVSIMFYGLIYARKVNGA from the coding sequence GTGACGGCTAACAGAAGATATTCGCTGCTTATTTATTGGGGAACTGCGCTCGTCATCCTTGCCGGATGGGTGATTGTGATGAATCATCTTGAGTGGTGGGATATGCTTTCTGAGACCTGGCCTATATCACTGACCATGGTCCTGGGTTCTTTCATCGCCGGGGCCACATCGGAAGGAGGCGGTGCTGTTGCATTTCCTGTCTTCACCAAACTATTCGATATTGCCCCGCAGGACGCCAAAATTTTCGCTTTTTTTATACAGTCGTTCGGCATGACCATGGCTGGACTTTTCATCTATTTGAAGAAAATTCCGGTTCTCTGGAACGTCATTTTCACAGCACTTGCAGCCGGAGTTGCCGGGTTGATTTCGGGCGAATTACTCCTTGTGATCCCAGATCCTTACCCGAAGCTCATCTTCACGTTTATCGCCGGAATTTTCGCCTTTTTCCTGATATACAACCGATGGGGAATCCCGGATAATCCCGTCAGCCATTTCAGGTTTGAAAATAAGAGCGATCTGTTTGTGATTCTCACCACCGGATTTCTCGGCGGTCTTGTTGCCTCAATTATCGGTGTAGGTATTGATATGCTTATTTTTATTGTACTGACTCTTCTTTACGGGATCAACGAAAAAATCAGCACACCCACAACAGTAGTTTTGATGGGGCTGCTGTCCGTTGCCGGATTTATCTGGCACGCAGGAATTTCAGGCAGTGTGAATCCCGATATCTGGCGTTATTTAATGAGCTGCATCCCGATCGTCATATTCGGTGCCCCGCTGGGAGCGTGGGTCTGTAGTAAAATCGGTCGCGATCAGCTGATCTGGTTTCTGCTGTTTCTAATCGCAATTGAAGTCATCAGTACAATCTGGATTATTCCCATCACGGGCGAACGATTGGCCATACTCGGAATACTCACTGTTGCCGTCTCCATCATGTTTTATGGATTGATATACGCCAGAAAAGTAAACGGGGCATAA